Proteins from one Enoplosus armatus isolate fEnoArm2 chromosome 4, fEnoArm2.hap1, whole genome shotgun sequence genomic window:
- the LOC139284187 gene encoding leukocyte surface antigen CD53-like, which produces MNRSCVNCLKTMVVTLNFLCWLCGAFVVALGEFQMIHSKFASLVTTFWPIYPANTLVVTGTIVTCVCYVGVLGGMRENRCMLITFFVLLFILMLVELAMACVFLVYSREIDTYFERDLTQSLEIYRQSSAEGNKTIKDDFDAVQHLFRCCGVHGVEDWKGDVPISCCTQDPCNILIHTSWQEGCLVKLRSWFARNYVSTGAGVVTMFIIQFICLCITVPLFCHFRRHGLGYQ; this is translated from the exons ctGTGTGGCGCGTTTGTGGTGGCGCTCGGGGAGTTCCAGATGATACACTCCAAGTTCGCCTCCCTCGTCACGACCTTCTGGCCCATCTACCCCGCCAACACTCTGGTGGTCACCGGCACCATCGTCACCTGCGTGTGCTACGTGGGGGTGCTGGGAGGCATGAGGGAGAACCGCTGCATGCTCATCACT TTTTTCGTCCTGCTGTTCATCCTGATGCTGGTGGAGCTGGCCATGGCCTGTGTGTTCCTAGTCTACAGCAGAGAG ATTGACACATACTTTGAGAGAGACCTGACGCAAAGCTTGGAGATCTACAGACAGTCCAGTGCAGAAGGCAACAAGACCATTAAAGATGACTTTGATGCTGTCCAGCACCTG TTCAGGTGCTGTGGAGTTCATGGAGTGGAAGACTGGAAGGGTGACGTCCCAATCTCCTGTTGTACCCAGGACCCCTGTAACATCCTCATCCACACCAGCTGGCAAGAG GGCTGTCTCGTGAAACTGAGGAGCTGGTTTGCCCGAAACTATGTCAGCACAGGCGCAGGTGTTGTCACAATGTTTATCATACAG TTCATTTGTCTGTGCATCACCGTCCCTCTCTTTTGCCACTTCAGACGACATGGGCTGGGTTACCAGTGA